ACCCAGGGGATCAGGAACCGGTGAATATCTACGACGGCCCCTATGGGCCCTACATCAAGCACGGCAAGACCAATGTGTCTCTGCCAGAGGGCGGTACGGTTGAGTCGGTGACCATGGAACAGGCTGTAGGATTGCTGACCGAGAAGGAGGGCAGCAAGAGCAAAACCAAGCGATCGACCAGCAAAACCACCAAATCCTCAACGGCTAAAGGCAGCAAAACGACGAAGAGTAGCAAGACGTCTAGTAGCAAAACCTCGACGGCCAAGAAAACTACTAGCCGCCGTTCTACGACGTCGAAGAAGGCCTCGTCCCAGAAATCTGCCGATTAGATGGCAGGGATAATCAAGATTAGGGAGCGGGAGCCTGAATGCAGGGGCGATCGCTCCCCAAGTCACTTCCCAAGTCACTACTCCCTAAATCGCTCACCGGGGCAATGCCGGCTAGATCGAGAATCTCGGGAATCAGATCTTCGCGCTTAATCGCCATCATGTGAACGCCTTGACAAAGCTGGCGGGCCAGTTGCACCTGTTCCGCCGCAATGCGCATCCCTTCTTGGAGGGGATGGTTGGCTTGGGCCAGGCGATCGATCAAATGCTGGGGAATATGTACGCCGGGTACATTGCGGTTGATGAACTCTGCGTTCTTAGCCGACTTCAGCAAAAAGATGCCGGCTAGCACCGGTTTTTGGCTGCCCGCCGCGATGTGATCCATGAATTTTTCGAGGCGATCGAAGTCGGAAATCAACTGGCTTTGAAAAAACTGGGCCCCAGCCGCTAGCTTGCGCTCAAATCGGCGTTGCAGACCAGACCAACTGCCGCTTTGGGGATCCACCGCCGCCCCGGCAAACAGATGGGTGGCACCATCCGGCAAGGATTTCTCATTGGCATCTAGTCCTTGGTTTAGTTGATCAATCAGCTTCAACAAGCGTACGGATTCTAAATCAAAGACGGCTTTGGCCTGGGGATGATCGCCGGCTTTGATGGGATCACCCGTGAGGGCCAGGACGTTTTGCAGACCTAGGGCTTGGGCTCCCATCAGATCGGCTTGTAGGGCAATTTGATTGCGATCGCGACAGGCGACTTGATAAATCGGCTCAATTCCCTGTTGGTGCAGCAGCGCCGAGGCCACTAGGGACGACATGCGCAAAACGGCTCGGCTGCCATCCGTGACATTCACGGCATGAACCCGGTTTTTGAGCCCCGATGCCATGGCAATCATGCGGCTAGCATCGCCCCCTTTAGGCGGCATCACCTCAGCGGTAATAAGAAACTCCCCCGCTTGGACGGCGCGTCGGAAGCGAGACGCGATCGCTGACGAGGAACTGGCACCATTGGACGAGGAAATTCTAACCATGAAAATCGTAGGCGCTGAGGCATGTGAGCGAGGTTGACGTAGACCAAACTAGACAAGCAGGTTGGGACGACACCTCTAACCGCTCTGCCTAGGGCTAACTAGCCTAGTGTGCCACAGTTCGAGAGGTGGAGTCATCTGATCACGACGCGATCGCTCCCCTTGATATGCCCTCAGATCCCGCCGTTGAGATTTGGAAGATCGTGGCATAATGATCCGGCTATCGACTTTGATCACCCTATCTCTAAGCACAGCTATGGTTCAATCCGTTCCCATGTCCTCCGCCCTTCCCACCGCCTCGGATACCGCCGTCGAGCTGGGCTTTCATCTCCCTGATCCCCACGATGAGCAGGTGTCGGACAGTGAGTTTGAACATACCGTCTCCCAAGCTTGGCAGATTTGCGATCGCTTTGATCTACAAACGGATATCTGGCGCGGGCGCATTCTTCGCACGGTGCGCGATCGGGAAAAGCGATCGGGGGACGGTCGGGGCACGGGGTTTCTCAACTGGCTCAAGGAACGGGACATTAGCAAAAGCCAGGCCTATTCTTGGATTGAAGTTGCCGATAGCGCTGATACGTTGATTGATGGCGGCTTTTTAGAAGCCGAGCATGTGAACCAATTCAGCAAGCGGGCCTTTGTGGAAACGGCTCAATCTGCCCCAGAAGTGCAGCAGATGGTGGGTGAAGCGGCGCGGCGCGGTGACCACATTACCCGCCGGGAAGTGCGGCATCTCTCCGATGACTGGACGGCCATGAGTTCCGAACTGCTACCGGCAGAAATTCGGCAAAAGGCCGCCGACAATAGCCTGCCCACGCGCTATGTCGCTCCCCTGGTGCGAGAACTGGAAAAACTGTCTGCCCCTCACCAAGCCCCCCTCCAGGAAGAAGTGGCGGCTAGCCCGGATCTCGACACGGTCAAACAGGTCACCGCTGAAGCTCGCTACCTGGCCAAATATCTGCAATCTGCCACCGAAGTGCAGGCCCTGACCACCACGCCCCTTGACCTAGAGTCGGCGCTGGAGGAAGCTCTGCGGGTGGGATGCCTCAGCTCCACCGCCGATATGGTCAACCAAGCGGCTCAGCTTGAACAAACCATTGCCAAGCTATACACCACCTGGAAACGGCTGAACAACTTAGCAGAACGGGTCTATGTAGACAGCGGAGCCAGCACCCCCCATCTGCGATCGCTGCTCACGGCTCTGGCCCCCCTGATTAGCAATACCCCAGAAGTCCGGCTCGGCGATGTGGAAAGCGCCCTCTCCCAAGTTATTCGAGTGGCGGTGTCGTCCGACCTCACGTCATAGCGATTTAACACAATGTAGTTGCGATCGCGCCCCATCTAAGGCATGATTCTTGCAACCACTGCCTACCCGCCGGTTTCACCTCACCTATGCAACTGACTCCCCAAGAAAAAGACAAGCTGATGATCTTCACCGCCGCCCTAGTGGCCGAACGGCGCAAGGATCGTGGGCTGAAGCTGAATTATCCCGAAGCCATTGCCTTCATTTCTGCAGCCATCCTAGAAGGCGCGCGCGATGGTCGCACCGTTGCCGACTTGATGAGCTACGGTGCCACCCTGCTCACCCGCGATGATGTGATGGAGGGTATTGCCGAGATGATCCATGAGGTGCAGGTGGAAGCTACCTTTCCCGATGGCACCAAGCTGGTGACGGTTCACGATCCGATTCGCTAAGGTTTTGCCCCATGGCTAAAAAAACATCCAAAAAGTCAGCAAAAACTGCCGCTCCCGCATCAACCATGATCCCCGGTGAGTTGATTCCAGGCGACGGCGATATTGAACTGAATGCGGGGATGCCCACTCTGACCGTAACGGTAGCAAACAGCGGCGATCGCCCCATCCAAGTCGGCTCCCATTTCCATTTCTTTGAAGTGAACACCGCCCTGCAGTTTGACCGGGAAGCCACCAAGGGCATGCGCTTGGATATTCCCGCTGGCACCGCTGTTCGGTTTGAGCCCGGGGATGAACGGGATATCACCCTCATTCCCCTGGCCGGTAGCCGCCACGTGTATGGTCTGAACGCGCTGATTAACGGGCCTCTCGACCCGGTTAGTGCAGCCAAGGCAGACAAGAAGGGATCTCGGAAGAAGAAAAAATAGTGCTAGTCCCATGGCGATCTGATCCAGGCTGCGAGCCCAGCAGGGATCAGCGTTTCAAGCCTCGCCTAGGCATCTGGCTGAGAAAGTTGACGTTGTCATAGACGAAGTCCTGTTAATCTCTTGCGCATCAGGATGGTTAGCAGGTATTATTAGAGACTGTGTAGAATTCACAAAGACCATGCCCAAACTCAAAAGCCGTAAAGCCGCCGCTAAACGTTTCCGCCGCACAGGCAGTGGAAAGATTGTGCGCCGTAAAGCCTTTAAGAATCACCTTCTTCAGCACAAGTCACCCACCCGCAAGAGCCGCCTCTCGAAGCTGGTGGTGGTGAATGAGCGAGATGCTGAAAACGTTGAAATGATGCTGCCCTACCTCTAAGCGCAGCGTCTTGATAGGCGATCGCTCTCCATTTAATCTGAGATGGCAGGGTTCCTCGTTTCGGACACTTGGCATGGTGAACTAGAGGGCTACATCCCGTGAGCAGGGCAGCGATCGCCCCTGATAGGTTTAGAGACAACTTACGTTTATTACAGTTACGCAGGACTTGAAACTATGGTACGGGTTAAGCGCGGGAACGTTGCCCGCAAGCGTCGCAAGAAGATCTTAAAATTGGCGAAGGGCTTCCGGGGATCACACTCCAAGCTGTTCCGCTCGGCTAACCAACAGGTAATGAAGGCCCTGCGCAACGCCTACCGCGATCGCCGCCGCCGTAAGCGGGACTTTCGTCGTCTGTGGATTACTCGCATCAACGCCGCAGCGCGTCAACACGGCATCAGCTATAGCCAGTTGATTGGTCAGCTTAAGAAAGCAGATATCCAACTCAACCGCAAAATGTTGGCTCAAATGGCCGTTTTAGATCCCAGCGGATTTGCCAAGGTTGTGGAAGTAGCCACCCAGGGTCGTTAAGCCCACGGCTACAGAAGAGACTGTGAACCATCCCTGAACACGTGTCGGGGATGGCGTTTTTTTATGTGGTCTTTTTCCTAGATTGCTACAATGCGGAAGCCCGTTGCTAAACCCTAACTCTCATGCGTAGCCTGACTCTAAGTTCATTGATGGCGATCGCCCTCTCCCTTGGCGGTGTGGGTACGCTGCTCCCGACTGCCGCCTTGGCTACCGAGCTGTCTGTCATCCAAGAACGGGGCTATTTGATTGTGGGCGTGAAAGACAATCTACGCCCCCTAGGGTTTCGCGATGCAGAAGGGGATCTGGTGGGGCTAGAAATTGATGTGGCCCATCGCTTGGCTGAGGAACTGCTGGGCGATCGCACCGCCGTGGTGTTTTATCCGGTTCAAAATCGCGATCGCCTCACGGTGCTCCTAGAGGGTGAGGTGGATCTGGTGATTGCTGGACTAACGCGCACCAACTCGCGATCGCGCATCGTCAGCTTCAGCGCGCCGTACTATCTCGACGGCACCGCCTTCGTCACCCAGGATGCGGCCATTCAAACCCTGGCCGATGCCGGGCGATCGCCCATTGCTGTGCTCAACGAATCGAGCACCATTGCCAACCTGCGATCCTACCTACCCCAGCCGACCCTGATCGGCGTGGATTCGTACCAAGAAGGTTTGGAACTGCTGGAAACGGGGCAAGCCGCCACCTTTGCTGGGGACACCAGTGTTCTAGCCGGATGGGTGCAGGCCTATCCCGCCTATCGCCTGTTGACCACATCCTGGTCTGCCGACTCCCTATCCGTCGCCACCCGTCGCGGCAACCAATACGATGACCTACGACGACAGATTAATGAAGCGATCGCTAGCTGGTATACCGATGGCTGGATTCAAGACCGGATGAATTACTGGGGGCTGCCGTTCTGAGGACGTAGCTTAAAACCTCCTAGACAATCTAGTTGGCTAGGAGGTAGGCATCAGACCAGGATAAACAATGTCCAGGGATTATTGGGTTTCGACGTCACTCAGCCAGTGACTCCTAAGCAGCGAAGTCGCAGCCAAAATCCAGCCATTGTTCCCTGAGCGAAGTCGAAGGGAACAATGGTGACCTGCTACAGGGGAAAGTTCCGCTGTAGAGTACTCAGATATGGGCTAAGACTCAGGCTGAGAGGGAATACAGAGCAAATTATCGCCGTAGGTTGTGATTAATCCCCGCTGGCGTAACTTACCCATCAGTCGAGTTACCGTTACCCTGGTAGAACCAATGGCGCTACCGATTTGCGCATGGGTGAGTACCCAAGGTAAGCAATAGCCATCCTCACAGGGTTC
This region of Leptolyngbya sp. CCY15150 genomic DNA includes:
- a CDS encoding transporter substrate-binding domain-containing protein → MRSLTLSSLMAIALSLGGVGTLLPTAALATELSVIQERGYLIVGVKDNLRPLGFRDAEGDLVGLEIDVAHRLAEELLGDRTAVVFYPVQNRDRLTVLLEGEVDLVIAGLTRTNSRSRIVSFSAPYYLDGTAFVTQDAAIQTLADAGRSPIAVLNESSTIANLRSYLPQPTLIGVDSYQEGLELLETGQAATFAGDTSVLAGWVQAYPAYRLLTTSWSADSLSVATRRGNQYDDLRRQINEAIASWYTDGWIQDRMNYWGLPF
- the rpmI gene encoding 50S ribosomal protein L35 is translated as MPKLKSRKAAAKRFRRTGSGKIVRRKAFKNHLLQHKSPTRKSRLSKLVVVNERDAENVEMMLPYL
- the rplT gene encoding 50S ribosomal protein L20 produces the protein MVRVKRGNVARKRRKKILKLAKGFRGSHSKLFRSANQQVMKALRNAYRDRRRRKRDFRRLWITRINAAARQHGISYSQLIGQLKKADIQLNRKMLAQMAVLDPSGFAKVVEVATQGR
- a CDS encoding methylenetetrahydrofolate reductase; this translates as MVRISSSNGASSSSAIASRFRRAVQAGEFLITAEVMPPKGGDASRMIAMASGLKNRVHAVNVTDGSRAVLRMSSLVASALLHQQGIEPIYQVACRDRNQIALQADLMGAQALGLQNVLALTGDPIKAGDHPQAKAVFDLESVRLLKLIDQLNQGLDANEKSLPDGATHLFAGAAVDPQSGSWSGLQRRFERKLAAGAQFFQSQLISDFDRLEKFMDHIAAGSQKPVLAGIFLLKSAKNAEFINRNVPGVHIPQHLIDRLAQANHPLQEGMRIAAEQVQLARQLCQGVHMMAIKREDLIPEILDLAGIAPVSDLGSSDLGSDLGSDRPCIQAPAP
- a CDS encoding urease subunit beta; this translates as MIPGELIPGDGDIELNAGMPTLTVTVANSGDRPIQVGSHFHFFEVNTALQFDREATKGMRLDIPAGTAVRFEPGDERDITLIPLAGSRHVYGLNALINGPLDPVSAAKADKKGSRKKKK
- the ureA gene encoding urease subunit gamma — translated: MQLTPQEKDKLMIFTAALVAERRKDRGLKLNYPEAIAFISAAILEGARDGRTVADLMSYGATLLTRDDVMEGIAEMIHEVQVEATFPDGTKLVTVHDPIR